A region of Vicia villosa cultivar HV-30 ecotype Madison, WI unplaced genomic scaffold, Vvil1.0 ctg.000029F_1_1_1, whole genome shotgun sequence DNA encodes the following proteins:
- the LOC131622326 gene encoding receptor-like serine/threonine-protein kinase ALE2, which translates to MLPSVIFLFALLNLLFSSQVESFSLSVPFASLEQTKLWLVKPSYAPSYAPVLSPSYQGPSATPKHKHHHRHQRHHSMRPYLGAPPPSKEQACDQICTDPLTSTPFGSPCGCVFPMKVKLTLDVAPYAVFPVMNELEYEVALGTYLEQSQVKIMGATADGQNQGRTVVDINLVPLGEKFDNTTAALTYERLWHKKVPLNKSLFGDYAVVYITYPGIPSSPPYGTSIGSGPSENGDGSLPVSANFASKNQKTNLRTIIIIALSSFVLLLVLVGAFSVTLKWRKTRRPSSAVGPAFTSSLNKRSGLGSMLSSSITSSTSVSLMSAMPTSILSVKTFSLFEIEKATHKFNSKRVLGEGGFGRVYSGTLEDGAEVAVKLLTKDNQNGDREFIAEVEMLSRLHHRNLVKLIGICIEGRRRCLVYELVPNGSVESHLHGDDKTRGPLDWEARMKIALGAARGLAYLHEDSNPRVIHRDFKASNVLLEDDFTPKVSDFGLAREATEGSNHISTRVMGTFGYVAPEYAMTGHLLVKSDVYSYGVVLLELLTGRKPVDMSQPQGQENLVTWARALLTSREGLEQLVDPSLAGSYNFDDMAKVAAIASMCVHSEVTQRPFMGEVVQALKLIYNDTDETCGDYCSQKDSSAQESDFRGELAPSDSSWWNGGGLTPRLTFGQASSFITMEYSSGPLEDMENRPFSTSSFNGDEISLPIRHGNRSGPLRTIRSKLSLYRFSGSRSEHGERSSKRSWV; encoded by the exons ATGCTGCCGTCTGTTATCTTCCTCTTTGCTCTACTCAACTTGCTTTTCTCTTCCCAAG TGGAGTCATTTTCTCTGAGTGTGCCATTTGCTTCATTGGAACAAACTAAATTGTGGTTAGTTAAGCCATCTTATGCACCATCTTATGCACCTGTGTTATCTCCATCTTACCAAG GTCCTAGTGCAACTCCGAAACACAAACATCATCATCGTCACCAGCGCCATCATAGCATGAGACCTTACCTAGGGGCTCCACCACCTTCCAAAGAGCAAG CTTGCGATCAAATATGTACGGATCCTCTCACGTCAACTCCCTTTGGTTCACCATGTGGTTGTGTATTTCCTATGAAAGTCAAACTTACACTGGATGTAGCTCCTTATGCTGTTTTTCCAGTAATGAACGAGTTAGAGTATGAAGTTGCGTTAGGCACATATTTAGAACAGAGTCAGGTGAAGATAATGGGGGCAACTGCTGACGGTCAAAATCAGGGAAGGACTGTTGTTGATATTAACTTGGTTCCATTGGGAGAGAAATTTGACAATACAACTGCAGCCCTGACATACGAGAGGTTATGGCATAAAAAAGTCCCTCTAAATAAGAGCCTTTTTGGTGATTATGCTGTTGTGTACATTACATATCCAG GAATTCCATCTTCACCACCATATGGAACTTCAATTGGGAGCGGTCCCAGTGAAAATGGTGATGGTAGTTTGCCCGTCAGCGCCAATTTTGCTAGCAAGAACCAGAAAACAAATCTTAGAACCATAATCATCATTGCTTTGTCTTCATTTGTTCTTTTGCTGGTTTTGGTTGGAGCATTTTCTGTTACCCTGAAATGGAGGAAGACTAGGAGACCATCAAGTGCAGTTGGCCCAGCATTTACATCTTCTCTGAATAAGAGATCTG GTTTGGGGTCTATGCTGTCAAGCAGTATTACGAGCTCAACATCAGTGTCCCTCATGTCTGCAATGCCTACTTCCATTCTCTCTGTTAAAACATTTTCACTGTTTGAGATTGAGAAAGCAACACATAAGTTTAATTCAAAGAGAGTTTTGGGGGAAGGAGGGTTTGGACGTGTGTATAGTGGTACATTAGAAGATGGGGCTGAGGTTGCAGTGAAGCTCCTTACAAAGGATAATCAAAATGGAGACCGTGAATTTATTGCAGAAGTTGAAATGTTAAGCCGTTTGCATCATCGCAATCTAGTGAAACTTATTGGTATTTGCATTGAAGGGCGCAGGCGTTGCCTGGTGTATGAGCTAGTTCCTAATGGCAGTGTTGAGTCCCATTTGCATG GTGATGACAAGACTAGGGGACCTCTAGATTGGGAAGCACGGATGAAAATTGCCCTTGGGGCTGCGAGAGGATTAGCTTATCTTCATGAGGATTCCAATCCCCGTGTAATTCATCGAGACTTCAAAGCTAGCAATGTGCTATTAGAAGATGACTTTACCCCTAAAGTTTCTGATTTCGGTTTGGCACGAGAAGCAACCGAAGGAAGTAATCATATTTCTACACGGGTGATGGGGACTTTTGG GTACGTTGCCCCAGAATATGCAATGACAGGCCATTTACTGGTTAAAAGTGATGTTTATAGTTATGGTGTTGTGCTTCTTGAACTTCTCACTGGCAGAAAACCAGTGGATATGTCTCAACCTCAGGGACAGGAGAATCTTGTAACTTGGGCGCGGGCACTGTTGACCAGTAGAGAAGGTTTAGAACAGCTAGTGGATCCATCTTTGGCTGGAAGTTACAACTTTGATGACATGGCAAAGGTAGCAGCTATTGCATCAATGTGCGTTCACTCCGAGGTCACACAGAGACCTTTTATGGGTGAAGTTGTGCAGGCTCTTAAACTGATATACAATGACACAGATGAGACTTGTGGAGATTATTGTAGTCAGAAGGACTCCTCTGCCCAGGAATCTGATTTTAGAGGCGAGCTTGCCCCTTCTGATAGCAGTTGGTGGAATGGTGGAGGATTAACGCCTCGATTAACTTTTGGACAAGCATCTTCCTTCATCACAATGGAATACAGTTCTGGTCCACTGGAAGATATGGAAAACAGACCGTTTTCAACTTCAAGCTTTAATGGAGATGAGATATCTTTACCAATTAGGCATGGAAATAGATCAGGTCCCTTAAGAACGATCCGAAGCAAGTTATCTTTATATAGATTTTCAGGAAGTCGGAGTGAGCATGGGGAGCGTTCTTCTAAGCGAAGTTGGGTATGA